From Watersipora subatra chromosome 2, tzWatSuba1.1, whole genome shotgun sequence, one genomic window encodes:
- the LOC137387716 gene encoding uncharacterized protein, with protein sequence MGSAIYKDNESKKADGEMAYETIARGFSYRRCSRAENQKPLTRSTSVRRSSRYTNGSLPKHRKPLKRSGSRRSLRGKDKGTGFVLSDLKVQVDGKVAILVPRNSAMKRKRMSSIKAKLTFSSKTAQKTESTEPSKAKSIVNKTSASEEVHQKPKMSPIFGLRDRSRKDDIKPIDAGDKNNDKTQSKKPNSIKRSFSKLRSKSECRKGDLKWNDNNNNNYMNMNVNRTGNMALNIEKERLRRLGSDGDVSRRNNLRKENFTLQKSSSYGDYQPAQKFAADIQTARKKMLGKEESVKRLNLSMTRLSVSSTSTDSV encoded by the exons ATGGGAAGCGCTATTTACAAAGACAATGAATCAAAAAAAGCTGATGGAGAAATGGCGTATGAAACGATTGCTCGTGGATTCTCATACAGAAGGTGTAGTCGAGCAGAAAATCAGAAGCCATTGACGAGATCTACAAGTGTTAGAAGGAGTTCTCGCTATACCAATGGATCTCTACCTAAACACAGAAAACCGCTCAAACGCTCTGGAAGTCGAAGGTCACTAAGAGGAAAAGATAAAGGAACTGGCTTTGTTCTTTCAGATTTGAAAGTACAGGTTGATGGGAAAGTAGCAAT ACTGGTTCCAAGAAACAGTGCGATGAAACGTAAAAGGATGTCGAGTATTAAAGCTAAACTAACATTTTCCAGCAAAACAGCACAAAAAACTGAATCAACAGAACCATCAAAAGCAAAGTCTATAGTAAACAAGACTTCTGCTAGTGAGGAAGTTCACCAAAAACCAAAGATGAGTCCGATTTTTGGTCTGCGTGATCGATCAAGAAAAGACGATATAAAACCCATTGATGCTGGAGACAAGAATAACGACAAGACACAGAGCAAAAAACCTAACTCAATAAAAAGAAGTTTTTCTAAACTCAGGTCTAAGTCTGAGTGTCGAAAAGGCGACTTAAAATGGAAcgataacaacaacaataactaTATGAATATGAATGTCAACAGAACAGGAAATATGGCGTTGAACATAGAGAAAGAGAGACTTCGAAGACTAGGAAGTGATGGAGACGTGAGTAGAAGAAATAATTTGCGAAAAGAAAATTTTACATTGCAAAAATCCTCTAGTTATGGTGATTACCAACCAGCACAGAAATTTGCTGCAGACATTCAGACTgctagaaaaaaaatgttgGGAAAAGAAGAATCAGTCAAGCGGCTCAACCTCAGTATGACGAGACTAAGTGTGTCTTCAACTAGTACGGATAGCGTTTGA
- the LOC137388425 gene encoding circumsporozoite protein-like has translation MRTNTNADAKTNKNTDASNDNNNVSNANTDSVSSSYTNTHTDNHTSAKADINANFNDNANANANANANVNANANANVNVNANANANANANANANGNGNGNVNANANANANANANANANANANANANANANANANANANANVNVNVNAIANANANANASVNANANANANANANANANVNVNAKAVCLYQ, from the coding sequence ATGCGCACCAATACTAACGCTGATGCAAAGACCAATAAGAatactgatgctagtaatgATAACAACAATGTCAGCAATGCCAACACTGATAGTGTTAGCAGTAGCTATACCAACACCCATACCGATAATCATACAAGTGCTAAGGCTGATATTAATGCCAATTTCAATGACAATGCCAATGCCAATGCCAATGCCAATGCCAATGTCAATGCCAATGCCAATGCCAATGTCAATGTCAATGCCAATGCCAATGCCAATGCCAATGCCAATGCCAATGCCAATGGCAATGGCAATGGCAATGTCAATGCCAATGCCAATGCCAATGCCAATGCCAATGCCAATGCCAATGCCAATGCCAATGCCAATGCCAATGCCAATGCCAATGCCAATGCCAATGCCAATGCCAATGCCAATGCCAATGTCAATGTCAATGTCAATGCCATTGCCAATGCCAATGCCAATGCCAATGCCAGTGTCAATGCCAATGCCAATGCCAATGCCAATGCCAATGCCAATGCCAATgcaaatgtaaatgtaaatgccAAAGCTGTGTGCTTATACCAATGA
- the LOC137387743 gene encoding uncharacterized protein, with product MGNTHHAHHKSDNSNSDSEYSLSDEDYAYDTLDRDFSYKRCSSGTKTPAECRASPNRSVSIKRTGSDRERKVARSVSARRRPSFKASTKRSLSRSSSQKNKQGNKLLIADMEIKVEDGKLAKLVPREGVLEKRGIVSDTAKPETASNDAKKDFLKIEPARIYPPPKLGLTQKNSYGSAIANDDLLKQIVKLSNNVTKRNNLSKARSTAVGADHRLTQVERSLNSAVPSQVRVKSKSMYMNKNNNNRFDGINSDMDRLTITTAVTDV from the exons ATGGGCAATACACATCACGCTCACCATAAAAGTGACAACAGCAACAGTGACAGCGAGTACTCTTTGAGTGATGAAGATTATGCGTATGACACTTTAGACAGGGATTTTTCTTACAAGAGATGCAGCAGTGGAACTAAGACGCCAGCAGAATGTCGAGCTTCTCCAAATAGATCTGTGAGCATTAAAAGAACAGGGAGTGACAGAGAACGAAAAGTAGCAAGATCTGTATCGGCTAGACGGAGGCCATCTTTCAAAGCCTCTACTAAACGTTCTCTTAGCCGATCAAGTTCCCAAAAGAACAAACAAGGAAACAAGCTGTTGATTGCGGATATGGAGATAAAAGTAGAAGATGGAAAACTGGCAAA GTTAGTTCCAAGGGAAGGTGTCTTGGAAAAAAGGGGCATTGTATCAGACACGGCTAAACCAGAAACTGCTAGTAATGATGCTAAAAAAGACTTTCTAAAGATCGAACCAGCTCGAATATATCCTCCACCTAAACTAGGACTGACACAGAAAAATTCTTATGGGTCAGCAATAGCAAATGATGACCTACTCAAACAAATAGTCAAGTTAAGCAACAACGTTACAAAGAGAAACAATTTGTCTAAAGCTCGCAGCACTGCTGTCGGAGCTGACCATAGACTGACTCAAGTTGAAAGATCGCTAAATTCTGCAGTACCGTCACAAGTGAGAGTTAAATCCAAATCTATGTACATGAACAAGAATAACAATAATCGTTTTGATGGGATCAATAGTGATATGGACAGGTTGACAATTACTACTGCAGTTACTGatgtataa